In a genomic window of Microbacterium amylolyticum:
- a CDS encoding glycine cleavage T C-terminal barrel domain-containing protein: protein MHVIPDPRILLYPRLRKSPFFHASRQHGVAMYSVYNHTYHPRHYGDPVDEYWALVNGVTLWDVGVERQIEITGPDAFTFTNMLVPRDLSKCAVGYYWLREFELGDMRVSPRLEKNIGLAMMPTSLGHIGNVVQVQTLEGIVPATVVPKPFIDPDKDAPKQALHGEEVGG from the coding sequence ATGCACGTCATCCCGGATCCGCGGATCCTGCTTTACCCGAGGCTACGGAAGTCACCGTTCTTCCACGCCTCACGGCAACACGGTGTGGCCATGTACAGCGTCTACAACCACACGTACCACCCCCGCCACTACGGCGATCCTGTTGACGAATACTGGGCACTGGTCAACGGCGTCACGCTCTGGGATGTCGGCGTTGAACGCCAGATCGAAATCACCGGGCCCGACGCCTTCACCTTTACGAACATGCTCGTGCCGCGTGACCTGTCCAAGTGCGCCGTCGGCTACTACTGGTTGCGCGAGTTCGAGCTGGGGGACATGCGCGTTTCACCGCGCCTCGAGAAGAACATCGGACTGGCCATGATGCCCACGTCTCTCGGCCACATCGGAAACGTCGTTCAGGTGCAGACCCTGGAGGGCATCGTGCCCGCAACGGTTGTCCCCAAGCCGTTCATCGATCCCGACAAAGACGCACCGAAACAGGCCCTCCACGGCGAGGAGGTGGGTGGATGA
- the hemL gene encoding glutamate-1-semialdehyde 2,1-aminomutase, with protein sequence MTRNDELFDRARNVIPGGVNSPVRAFGSVGGTPLFLQSARGAYVTDADGREYVDLVASWGPALIGHTHPQVVDAVKAAAEKGLSFGAPTEGEVQLAGVIADRVQAAGLSPVEEVRLVSTGTEATMTAIRLARGVTGRDLLVKFDGNYHGHSDGLLAAAGSGVATLALPGTAGVPAGVAAETLVVPYGDLEAVREVIAAYGDRIAAIIVEGAPANMGVVEPPYGFNADLAEMAHGAGALLILDEVLTGFRVHRAGAWGLQVENGPAYEPDIITFGKVVGGGMPLAALGGKRAIMEHLAPTGPVYQAGTLSGNPLSVAAGLATLELATDEVYAHINAAADTVTSALTSALAAEGVVHAIPRVGSLFGLAFFDRAPANYEIAKMQEAHRYPPFFHAMLAGGVNLPPSVYEAWFLTAAHDDEALGRIVDVLPAAAKAAASAAA encoded by the coding sequence ATGACACGCAACGACGAACTGTTCGACCGCGCCCGAAACGTCATCCCCGGCGGAGTGAACTCCCCCGTGCGGGCATTCGGCTCGGTCGGCGGAACACCGCTGTTCCTGCAGTCGGCGCGCGGAGCGTATGTGACGGACGCTGATGGTCGGGAGTACGTGGACCTCGTTGCCTCCTGGGGGCCGGCGCTGATCGGCCACACTCACCCGCAGGTGGTCGATGCCGTAAAGGCCGCCGCCGAGAAGGGGCTGTCCTTCGGCGCCCCCACGGAAGGTGAGGTGCAGTTGGCTGGCGTGATCGCCGACCGCGTTCAGGCCGCGGGGCTGTCGCCGGTCGAGGAAGTCCGCCTCGTGTCAACGGGCACGGAGGCGACGATGACCGCCATTCGTCTCGCGCGCGGCGTCACGGGCCGCGATCTTCTCGTGAAGTTCGACGGCAACTATCACGGGCACTCCGATGGCCTCCTCGCCGCGGCAGGATCCGGCGTGGCCACGCTTGCCCTTCCGGGAACAGCCGGTGTTCCGGCCGGTGTTGCGGCGGAAACCCTCGTCGTTCCCTACGGGGATCTCGAAGCGGTCCGCGAGGTTATCGCCGCGTATGGCGATCGCATCGCCGCGATCATCGTCGAGGGAGCCCCCGCCAACATGGGCGTGGTCGAGCCGCCTTACGGGTTCAACGCCGACCTCGCCGAAATGGCTCACGGCGCGGGCGCGCTGCTGATCCTCGATGAGGTGCTCACAGGGTTCCGCGTGCACCGCGCCGGCGCCTGGGGTCTTCAGGTCGAAAACGGACCCGCCTACGAGCCCGACATCATCACCTTCGGCAAGGTCGTCGGTGGCGGAATGCCCCTCGCCGCGCTCGGCGGCAAGCGCGCCATCATGGAGCACCTCGCGCCAACCGGCCCCGTTTACCAGGCGGGCACCCTCTCGGGTAACCCCCTCTCGGTGGCAGCGGGCCTCGCCACCCTCGAGCTGGCCACCGACGAGGTCTATGCGCACATCAACGCGGCTGCCGACACCGTCACCTCGGCGCTGACGTCCGCGCTCGCCGCGGAGGGCGTTGTTCACGCGATTCCTCGCGTTGGTTCCCTTTTCGGCCTCGCGTTCTTCGACCGTGCCCCCGCGAACTACGAGATCGCGAAGATGCAGGAGGCGCACCGCTACCCACCGTTCTTCCACGCGATGCTGGCCGGGGGCGTCAACCTTCCGCCGAGCGTGTACGAGGCCTGGTTCCTCACCGCCGCCCACGACGACGAGGCGCTCGGCCGCATCGTCGACGTCCTCCCCGCGGCGGCAAAGGCGGCTGCCTCGGCGGCTGCCTAA
- a CDS encoding uroporphyrinogen-III synthase, with product MTIEAKAGKPLTGWRVLVPRGGPWGDGVAATLRSKGAVPVVSPLINFAPTEDTAALEQALADLAAGRYAWLTVTSATTVDVLYAYRARIPETTKIAAVGETTAAALKAVGYPVSLVPERDNSAAGLAEQLIAIEKEPVSVLALRSEIAKPVLTDRLRAAGHEVGSVVAYRTIGVPATERALRDVNNGRINAILVTSGSVAWQVREQFPVIPDQTIIAAIGPQTARDAKADGLPIQVVAPSRSISSLIDALADIPVPAPTPEALSVPNTGAVDVADVPKKKD from the coding sequence ATGACAATCGAAGCCAAAGCAGGTAAGCCCCTGACTGGCTGGCGCGTGCTCGTGCCGCGTGGGGGACCCTGGGGAGACGGTGTTGCCGCCACGTTGCGGTCCAAGGGCGCCGTCCCCGTTGTGTCGCCGCTGATCAACTTCGCGCCGACGGAAGATACGGCCGCGCTCGAACAGGCGCTCGCCGATCTCGCCGCCGGACGATACGCGTGGTTGACGGTCACGAGCGCAACCACGGTAGACGTCCTGTACGCCTATCGCGCACGGATTCCCGAAACGACGAAAATCGCGGCGGTTGGCGAGACAACGGCGGCCGCGCTCAAGGCCGTCGGCTATCCCGTCAGCCTTGTGCCCGAGCGCGATAACTCGGCGGCAGGCCTGGCCGAACAGCTCATCGCGATCGAAAAAGAGCCCGTCAGCGTCCTGGCACTCCGCAGTGAAATCGCGAAGCCCGTTTTGACCGACCGGCTGCGCGCCGCCGGTCACGAGGTGGGCAGTGTTGTGGCGTATCGGACGATCGGTGTTCCCGCCACGGAGCGCGCGCTGCGTGATGTGAACAACGGGCGGATCAACGCGATCCTCGTCACGAGTGGTTCCGTTGCGTGGCAGGTCCGCGAACAGTTCCCCGTGATCCCCGATCAGACGATCATCGCGGCGATCGGGCCGCAGACGGCCCGTGATGCGAAGGCCGATGGCCTTCCGATTCAGGTCGTCGCGCCGAGCCGGTCGATCTCGTCGCTGATCGATGCTCTCGCCGACATCCCGGTTCCCGCGCCGACACCCGAGGCGCTCTCGGTGCCGAACACCGGAGCGGTCGATGTGGCCGACGTGCCGAAGAAGAAGGACTAG
- a CDS encoding methylated-DNA--[protein]-cysteine S-methyltransferase → MTYRYTVHATPIGAAVAVFADDAIVALGTAEEPLWVVEAVARELRGDLRAERTDIAGLGAQIGEYFRGDRTGFDVEIDWRLARGFARDALQAVCRVPYGETTSYGDVAAMAGRPRAARAVGTACRLTPLTLVVPVHRIIRSDGSLGEYGGREHIKQQLIDLERRR, encoded by the coding sequence GTGACCTACCGCTACACGGTTCACGCCACACCGATCGGTGCGGCCGTGGCGGTGTTCGCGGACGACGCGATCGTCGCCCTCGGAACCGCCGAGGAGCCCCTGTGGGTCGTCGAAGCCGTCGCCCGAGAACTGCGCGGCGACCTCCGTGCCGAGCGAACGGACATCGCCGGGCTCGGCGCTCAGATCGGCGAATACTTCCGTGGCGATCGCACGGGGTTCGACGTGGAGATCGACTGGCGCCTTGCCCGTGGTTTCGCCCGCGACGCCCTGCAGGCCGTGTGCCGCGTTCCCTATGGGGAGACGACGAGCTACGGCGACGTGGCCGCAATGGCCGGCCGGCCGCGCGCCGCTCGAGCGGTGGGCACGGCCTGCCGGCTGACGCCGCTGACGCTCGTCGTCCCGGTGCACCGCATCATCCGCTCCGATGGCTCGCTCGGCGAATACGGCGGGCGAGAACACATTAAACAGCAACTCATCGACCTGGAACGGCGTCGTTAG
- a CDS encoding flavin-containing monooxygenase has protein sequence MTASLRVDVVVIGAGFAGIAQAIALREAGVESFVVLERAPRIGGTWRDNTYPGIACDIPSHLYELGAHPWPYWSRAFAPGAEIQAYLERVVTEESLSPHILLNTSMSAAQWDGVAWRITAMRGTGHPDTSASEIIADHLVLACGRLTEPRIPAIAGLGTFRGPLFHSARWDHGALHGDLTGQRIGVVGTGASAIQLVPELARRGADVVLFQRSPAWIVPRGDHPVDEADIRRYADDPSALRAHRERLFAEGEQRFASRSGDENAAAATRDVALDHLAEQVPDPDLRQALTPDYAFGCKRVLLSDDFYPAIASGQVRLEPSALERASGSTLTAASGATYDVDALVLATGFETAEQPYARLVTGDNGETLAEHWSTGMAAVASTLVAGFPNLFVVNGPNASLGHNSSVLISEAQAEFAAALIAERTAAPFAYPDPVRVTQAEEDAASRDVAQRAARTPWVTGGCSNWYVDDRSGRLTLLWPGTVADFRLRLSSARVRSRRLTQNEGAPS, from the coding sequence ATGACCGCTTCGCTGCGCGTCGACGTCGTTGTTATCGGTGCCGGATTCGCGGGGATCGCACAGGCGATCGCGCTGCGCGAGGCGGGCGTGGAATCGTTCGTCGTGCTCGAACGCGCCCCCCGCATCGGCGGAACCTGGCGCGATAACACCTACCCGGGCATCGCCTGCGATATCCCCAGCCACCTCTACGAGCTCGGAGCGCACCCGTGGCCATACTGGTCGCGCGCCTTCGCCCCCGGCGCGGAGATCCAGGCCTACCTCGAACGCGTCGTGACAGAGGAAAGCCTCTCCCCACACATTCTGCTCAACACGTCGATGTCGGCCGCCCAGTGGGATGGCGTCGCATGGCGCATCACCGCCATGCGCGGTACCGGACACCCGGATACCTCGGCATCCGAGATTATCGCCGACCACCTCGTTCTGGCCTGCGGGCGCCTCACAGAACCGCGCATTCCCGCGATCGCCGGGCTCGGGACGTTCCGCGGCCCCCTCTTCCACTCCGCCCGTTGGGACCATGGCGCCCTCCACGGCGACCTGACCGGACAGCGCATCGGCGTCGTCGGAACCGGGGCCAGCGCCATCCAACTGGTGCCGGAACTTGCCCGACGCGGCGCCGACGTCGTCCTCTTCCAGAGAAGCCCCGCCTGGATCGTTCCGCGCGGCGATCACCCCGTCGACGAGGCCGACATCCGCCGCTACGCCGACGACCCCTCGGCGCTGAGAGCACATCGCGAACGGCTCTTCGCCGAGGGGGAACAGCGCTTCGCTTCGCGCTCCGGTGACGAAAATGCCGCGGCCGCCACGCGCGACGTCGCGCTCGACCACCTCGCCGAGCAGGTGCCGGATCCGGATCTTCGCCAGGCGCTCACGCCGGACTACGCGTTCGGCTGTAAGCGCGTGCTCCTGAGCGATGATTTCTACCCCGCGATCGCCTCGGGCCAGGTGCGCCTGGAACCCAGTGCCCTCGAGCGCGCATCCGGGTCCACCCTGACCGCCGCATCCGGTGCGACGTACGACGTCGACGCGCTCGTTCTCGCAACGGGCTTCGAAACGGCGGAGCAACCCTATGCGCGGCTCGTCACGGGAGACAACGGAGAAACACTCGCCGAACACTGGTCGACGGGGATGGCGGCGGTGGCCTCAACGCTCGTGGCGGGGTTCCCCAACCTGTTCGTCGTCAACGGGCCAAACGCCTCGCTTGGGCACAATTCGTCGGTGCTCATCTCCGAAGCGCAGGCGGAGTTCGCGGCAGCGCTGATCGCCGAGCGCACCGCCGCGCCCTTCGCCTACCCCGACCCCGTTCGCGTCACTCAGGCCGAAGAAGATGCCGCCTCTCGCGACGTCGCCCAGCGCGCCGCGCGCACCCCCTGGGTAACAGGAGGGTGCTCAAACTGGTACGTTGACGATCGCAGCGGCAGGCTGACGCTGCTGTGGCCAGGCACCGTCGCCGATTTCCGACTGCGCCTCTCCAGCGCCCGAGTGCGCTCACGTCGACTCACACAGAACGAAGGAGCCCCCTCGTGA
- the cofC gene encoding 2-phospho-L-lactate guanylyltransferase, whose amino-acid sequence MSGSWSLVIPVKPTADGKSRLDGARLPRPALALAIALDTIAAAADARCVDEVIVVTSSADVIAGLEHIPGTRAIPDPGMGLNGAVRAGLAQAAGPARAAMLGDLPALSAHDLDGALTAGTQYARAFVPDAEGTGTTLVMWRDVTLYESRFGAGSANEHRAAAFVALPVDAPGLRRDVDTAEQLRDAAQMGLGPRTTNLLRAVEAA is encoded by the coding sequence GTGAGCGGCTCCTGGTCGCTCGTCATCCCGGTCAAGCCGACAGCTGATGGCAAATCGCGTTTGGACGGCGCTCGGCTTCCCCGGCCAGCTCTCGCCCTCGCAATCGCGCTCGACACCATCGCAGCCGCTGCTGATGCGCGTTGTGTCGATGAGGTCATCGTTGTCACAAGCAGCGCGGATGTTATCGCGGGCCTTGAGCACATCCCCGGAACGCGTGCGATTCCCGACCCCGGCATGGGCCTCAACGGCGCCGTGCGCGCCGGGCTCGCGCAGGCAGCCGGTCCCGCCCGCGCCGCGATGCTGGGCGACCTCCCCGCCCTCTCCGCTCACGATCTCGACGGGGCGCTCACCGCAGGAACCCAGTACGCGCGCGCCTTCGTCCCCGATGCCGAGGGCACGGGCACAACGCTCGTGATGTGGCGCGATGTCACCCTGTATGAGTCGCGATTCGGCGCCGGCTCTGCCAACGAGCATCGCGCGGCTGCCTTCGTTGCCCTTCCGGTGGACGCTCCCGGCCTCCGGCGTGACGTCGACACGGCGGAGCAACTGAGGGACGCCGCTCAGATGGGCCTCGGACCCCGCACCACCAACCTGCTGCGGGCCGTCGAAGCCGCGTGA
- the hemB gene encoding porphobilinogen synthase: MSFPTHRPRRLRTSAPVRRLMRETHLVPSQLVLPAFVREGIDAPQPISSMPGQQQHTLDSLRRAAAEAAEAGVGGIMLFGVPSVRDAIGSGADDPTGILNVATSAVIEEVGDAIVVQTDLCLDEFTDHGHCGVLTAGGAVDNDATLDRYAAMAIAQAEAGSHLLGLSGMMDGQTAVVRQALDGAGFSDTIILAYSAKYAGAFYGPFREAVDSQLTGDRRTYQMDAANAREGVREALLDVEEGADIVMVKPGLPYLDVLADVRAAVDVPVWAYQVSGEYSMIEAAAEKGWIDRRATMTDSLLAFRRAGADAILTYAATEAAGWLREDI; this comes from the coding sequence GTGTCGTTCCCCACGCACCGCCCCCGCCGGTTGCGCACCTCCGCCCCCGTGCGGCGTCTGATGCGCGAAACGCACCTGGTTCCCTCGCAGCTGGTTCTTCCGGCGTTCGTACGCGAGGGCATCGACGCTCCTCAGCCGATCAGCTCCATGCCCGGCCAGCAGCAGCACACGCTGGACTCCCTGCGCCGCGCTGCAGCCGAAGCAGCCGAGGCGGGGGTCGGTGGCATCATGCTCTTCGGCGTCCCCTCCGTGCGGGACGCGATCGGATCGGGCGCCGATGATCCGACCGGTATCCTCAACGTCGCCACGTCCGCGGTGATCGAAGAGGTGGGCGACGCCATCGTCGTGCAGACCGATCTGTGCCTCGACGAGTTCACCGACCACGGTCACTGCGGCGTTTTGACGGCGGGCGGCGCCGTCGACAACGATGCGACGCTCGATCGCTATGCCGCCATGGCCATCGCCCAAGCCGAAGCCGGCTCGCACCTGCTCGGCCTGTCGGGAATGATGGACGGCCAGACGGCCGTTGTGCGCCAGGCGTTGGACGGGGCGGGCTTCTCCGACACGATCATCCTCGCCTATTCGGCGAAGTACGCGGGGGCGTTCTACGGACCCTTCCGTGAAGCCGTGGACTCGCAGCTGACCGGGGACCGCCGCACGTACCAGATGGACGCAGCAAACGCGCGAGAGGGCGTGCGCGAAGCCCTTCTCGATGTGGAGGAGGGCGCCGACATCGTCATGGTCAAGCCGGGTCTTCCGTATCTCGACGTTCTGGCCGACGTGCGCGCTGCTGTCGACGTTCCCGTGTGGGCGTACCAGGTTTCCGGTGAGTACTCGATGATCGAGGCTGCGGCAGAAAAGGGGTGGATCGATCGCCGAGCCACGATGACCGATTCGCTGCTGGCATTCCGTCGCGCGGGAGCCGATGCCATCCTGACGTATGCGGCAACAGAAGCCGCAGGCTGGTTGCGCGAAGACATCTGA
- a CDS encoding formate--tetrahydrofolate ligase: protein MRETGFDITAASEVMAALSLATSLQDLRARMGRIVIGWNRSGDPVTAEDIRGAGAMTVLLKQALRPNLLQTIEHTPAFVHCGPFGNIATGNSSVVADLIGSRAGEFLVTEAGFAADMGAERFFNIKCRVSGMAPDAAVIVTTVRSMKAHSGRHRIVAGKPLPEELLAENPGAAELARLVEEATSEPTSFGFLYPDEATLVEKVEAIATEVYGADGVDISPQAAKDLAAFEAQGFGHLPVCIAKTHLSLSSDPKRSGAPTGWRLPVREVRLSAGAGFVYMICGDMRTMPGLGSAPAAEQIDIDENGDTVGLF, encoded by the coding sequence GTGCGCGAAACGGGCTTCGACATCACGGCCGCGTCCGAGGTCATGGCCGCCCTCTCGCTCGCCACCTCCCTGCAGGATCTGCGCGCACGAATGGGGCGCATTGTCATCGGCTGGAACCGTTCCGGCGATCCGGTCACCGCCGAAGACATTCGCGGGGCCGGGGCGATGACCGTTCTGCTGAAACAGGCGCTACGGCCCAATCTGCTGCAGACCATCGAGCACACGCCCGCCTTCGTCCACTGCGGACCGTTTGGGAACATCGCAACCGGAAACTCGTCTGTTGTTGCCGATCTGATCGGATCGCGCGCCGGCGAATTCCTCGTCACTGAGGCGGGGTTCGCGGCCGATATGGGGGCCGAACGGTTCTTCAACATCAAGTGCCGCGTGTCCGGAATGGCGCCAGACGCCGCCGTGATCGTCACCACCGTGCGATCGATGAAGGCGCACTCAGGGCGCCACCGGATCGTGGCAGGGAAACCCCTGCCCGAGGAACTGCTCGCCGAGAACCCCGGCGCTGCCGAGCTCGCGCGGCTCGTCGAAGAGGCCACGTCCGAGCCGACATCGTTCGGGTTCCTTTACCCTGATGAGGCCACGCTTGTCGAAAAGGTCGAGGCCATTGCAACCGAGGTGTACGGCGCGGACGGCGTCGACATCAGTCCCCAGGCCGCGAAAGACCTTGCCGCGTTCGAGGCGCAGGGATTCGGGCACCTCCCCGTGTGTATCGCCAAAACCCATCTGTCGTTGTCGAGCGATCCGAAACGCTCGGGCGCGCCCACCGGCTGGCGGCTCCCCGTGCGGGAAGTGCGGCTGTCGGCAGGAGCAGGTTTCGTCTACATGATCTGCGGTGATATGCGCACGATGCCGGGGCTCGGCTCGGCCCCCGCCGCCGAACAGATCGACATCGACGAGAACGGCGATACCGTCGGGCTGTTCTAG
- the fgd gene encoding glucose-6-phosphate dehydrogenase (coenzyme-F420), with product MTVPFRFGYKASAEQFAPRELLDYAVGAEENGFDSVFLSDHLQPWMHDGGHAPAALPWLGSVGEATKKVLLGTSVLTPTFRYHPGVIAQAFGTLGAMYPGRMILGVGTGEALNEVTLGQTWPDPPERFQRMKEAILLIRELWREERVTYEGTYYSTKDATIYDRPEQEVPIYIGASGPAATRLAGRMADGWITTSGKAAELYTDKLLPAFDEGIEKGGRDRNDVDRMLEVKVSLRPDRSAALENTRFWAPLALKPEEKMGVDDPQEMQRLAEALPIERAASRFIVSDDPDEHISRIQHYLDLGFTHLVFHDPGHDQADFLELYGREVLPKLRGLVA from the coding sequence GTGACCGTTCCCTTCCGCTTCGGCTACAAAGCTTCCGCCGAACAGTTCGCCCCGCGCGAGCTGCTCGACTATGCCGTTGGCGCCGAGGAGAACGGATTCGACTCCGTCTTTCTCAGCGATCACCTGCAGCCATGGATGCACGATGGCGGCCACGCGCCGGCAGCGCTGCCCTGGCTCGGATCCGTCGGCGAAGCCACCAAGAAGGTCCTGCTGGGCACGAGCGTGCTCACCCCCACCTTCCGTTACCACCCGGGTGTGATCGCCCAGGCGTTCGGAACGCTCGGCGCGATGTACCCCGGGCGAATGATCCTCGGCGTTGGCACCGGCGAAGCCCTCAACGAGGTCACCCTCGGCCAGACCTGGCCCGATCCGCCCGAGCGATTCCAACGGATGAAAGAAGCCATCCTGCTGATCCGCGAGCTCTGGCGCGAGGAACGTGTCACCTACGAGGGCACCTACTACTCCACAAAGGACGCGACGATCTACGATCGCCCCGAGCAGGAGGTTCCGATCTACATTGGCGCCTCCGGACCCGCCGCAACACGCCTCGCGGGACGGATGGCCGACGGCTGGATCACCACCAGCGGGAAGGCCGCTGAGCTCTATACCGACAAGCTCCTGCCTGCCTTCGATGAGGGAATCGAAAAGGGCGGCCGCGACCGCAACGACGTCGACAGGATGCTCGAGGTGAAGGTGTCGCTGCGACCCGACCGAAGCGCCGCTCTCGAGAACACGCGCTTCTGGGCGCCGCTGGCGCTCAAGCCCGAGGAGAAGATGGGCGTCGACGACCCGCAGGAGATGCAGCGCCTCGCAGAAGCGCTGCCGATCGAGCGTGCGGCAAGCCGATTCATCGTGTCGGATGATCCCGACGAGCACATCTCCCGCATCCAGCACTATCTGGATCTCGGTTTTACGCACCTCGTCTTCCATGACCCCGGCCACGATCAGGCCGACTTCCTTGAGCTGTACGGCCGCGAGGTCCTTCCGAAGCTGCGCGGGCTGGTCGCGTGA
- the hemC gene encoding hydroxymethylbilane synthase — MSDTAIRLGTRRSKLAMAQSGLVARDLERISGRTVELVQITSEGDTNRASLASLGGTGVFATRLREALAAGECDLLVHSLKDLPVAPAPGLVIQATPARADARDIVITRDGTPLDAMPTGARVGTGSPRRIAQVLRANPGVETHDLRGNIDSRMGRVRDGELDAVVLAAAGIGRIDADGSTIGGLHAEHRDLVSWPTAAGQAALAIEARQDADPQLLAWIAELDDPVTRFAVTLERELLGAIEAGCHAPVGVHATVDDHEVRVRADVYGAEAASDVSEDVSVPLISLDALIEGYIQGRGSGEAVDRDGLIARAREIGSDLARRLLDNGAADIVTREAPTS; from the coding sequence ATGTCAGACACCGCAATCCGGCTGGGAACGCGCCGCAGCAAATTGGCGATGGCACAGTCGGGCCTCGTCGCCCGCGACCTGGAACGCATCTCGGGCCGCACCGTCGAGCTCGTCCAGATCACCTCCGAGGGCGACACCAACCGCGCGTCGCTGGCGTCGCTCGGGGGCACCGGCGTTTTCGCCACCCGGCTCCGCGAGGCGCTGGCTGCCGGGGAGTGCGACCTTCTTGTGCACTCGCTGAAGGATCTCCCTGTCGCGCCCGCACCCGGACTCGTCATCCAGGCCACCCCGGCACGCGCCGACGCTCGCGACATCGTCATCACGCGCGACGGAACACCGCTGGATGCGATGCCGACGGGCGCGCGCGTGGGAACGGGATCGCCGCGCCGCATCGCGCAGGTGCTCCGCGCGAACCCCGGCGTCGAAACACACGACCTGCGCGGCAACATCGACTCGCGCATGGGGCGCGTGCGCGACGGCGAGTTGGACGCCGTGGTCCTTGCGGCGGCCGGAATCGGGCGCATTGATGCCGACGGGTCGACCATCGGCGGATTGCACGCAGAACACCGTGATCTGGTGAGCTGGCCAACGGCAGCCGGGCAGGCGGCGTTGGCAATCGAAGCGCGTCAGGATGCCGATCCGCAGCTGCTCGCGTGGATTGCCGAGCTGGACGATCCTGTGACGCGTTTCGCGGTCACCCTGGAACGCGAGTTGTTGGGCGCCATCGAAGCGGGGTGCCACGCTCCCGTTGGTGTTCATGCGACCGTCGATGACCACGAGGTGCGCGTGCGCGCCGATGTGTACGGGGCGGAGGCGGCCAGCGACGTCTCGGAGGATGTTTCTGTTCCCCTGATCTCGCTTGACGCCCTGATCGAGGGGTATATTCAGGGGCGTGGCAGCGGCGAAGCTGTCGACCGCGACGGGCTCATCGCCCGCGCACGTGAGATCGGAAGCGACCTCGCGCGTCGACTGCTGGACAACGGGGCAGCCGACATCGTGACGAGAGAGGCCCCCACCTCATGA